A region from the Tahibacter amnicola genome encodes:
- a CDS encoding multiubiquitin domain-containing protein: MSNQEHERPPHDVRIHIDHNQYQSPTPTTGNALYALGNVAANRQLFRQAHGNQDDVLIERSDDPVDLKQGDHFYSHKEFRIVVNAQEKLWNETTISFEQVTLLAFPNPPPGIVITYTVEYEAGPRPNPEGSMTAGQSVRIKNGMIFSVTETGRS, translated from the coding sequence ATGTCGAACCAAGAGCATGAACGACCGCCACACGACGTGCGGATTCACATCGACCATAACCAATACCAGTCGCCTACGCCGACCACTGGTAACGCGCTCTATGCGCTCGGCAACGTCGCTGCGAATCGCCAGCTGTTCCGGCAAGCGCACGGCAATCAGGATGACGTGCTGATCGAACGGTCGGACGATCCGGTGGACCTGAAACAGGGCGACCATTTCTACAGCCACAAGGAGTTTCGTATTGTGGTGAATGCGCAGGAGAAGCTGTGGAACGAAACGACGATTTCGTTCGAGCAAGTCACGCTCCTGGCCTTCCCGAATCCACCGCCCGGAATTGTTATCACCTACACCGTCGAGTACGAAGCGGGCCCGCGTCCCAATCCGGAAGGTTCCATGACTGCTGGGCAATCAGTGCGCATCAAGAACGGGATGATTTTCAGTGTCACAGAAACTGGTCGATCGTAG